A genomic segment from Bombus huntii isolate Logan2020A chromosome 13, iyBomHunt1.1, whole genome shotgun sequence encodes:
- the LOC126872515 gene encoding 6-phosphofructo-2-kinase/fructose-2,6-bisphosphatase-like isoform X2 translates to MCVIEPKDKITVRTSGIMKSPRKFSGVVIAMCGLPGRGKSQVAQCLSRRLNWNGESTKVMRVSDYRRKRLEPYGEAVSHELFLPDHTTNAALRALAQRDAMHECATWLAGGNSVAILDATLVMRAQRAEVFDYFSGQLGYRVLFIECVCDDPIVLERNYKEILRYSADYVGMDSITAEEDLRLKIAHYIRSYEPMDEKTYPRIRINTGSMDIESCNVSGHVETNVLGYLGSVTVEPHTLYFSRHGESEYNVLGKVGGDAVLSARGERYAQALATKFNAMRIPDLRVLTSRLRRTIATARGVEAPQEHVAALNELHAGICEGLSYEEMQEHYPQEFAWRDQDKLRYRYPWGESYIDAMHRVEPVIAELQRSNNILVVSHQAILRCIIGFFTDKKPEEVPYAEVPLHTIIRVSSQGYNYKVDFFKLPIECVNTTRVKPNNCSADRTADDALLTVPAHFDIPDPWRNLGSGPTLVQQH, encoded by the exons ATGTGTGTGATCG AACCCAAGGATAAAATCACAGTAAGGACGTCGGGGATAATGAAGTCTCCCCGAAAATTTTCAGGGGTTGTAATCGCGATGTGCGGTTTACCAGGTCGTGGAAAAAGCCAAGTGGCACAATGCCTTTCGCGCAGACTCAACTGGAACGGTGAATCCACTAAAG TGATGAGGGTTAGCGACTACCGCAGGAAAAGACTGGAACCATATGGAGAGGCCGTATCGCACGAGCTGTTTCTTCCAGATCATACGACGAACGCAGCGTTGAGAGCTCTGGCCCAACGAGACGCGATGCACGAGTGCGCTACGTGGCTCGCAGGCGGGAATTCCGTAGCT ATTCTGGACGCCACGCTGGTGATGCGAGCGCAGCGCGCCGAGGTCTTTGACTATTTCTCCGGGCAGCTCGGTTATCGCGTCCTCTTCATCGAGTGCGTTTGCGACGATCCGATTGTACTGGAGCGAAATTACAAGGAGATATTGCGGTACAGCGCTGACTATGTTGGCATGGATTCAATAACAGCCGAAGAAGATCTACGATTGAAGATAGCTCATTACATTCGATCTTACGAGCCAATGGATGAGAAGACGTATCCACGAATCCGTATCAACACCGGCAGCATGGACATCGAGTCCTGCAATGTGTCAGGCCACGTGGAGACAAATGTCCTTGGATATCTTGGAAGCGTCACTGTTGAGCCGCATACTCTTTATTTCTCTCGG CACGGCGAAAGCGAGTACAACGTATTGGGTAAGGTTGGTGGTGACGCAGTTTTAAGCGCACGTGGCGAGAGATATGCACAAGCGTTGGCCACCAAGTTCAACGCTATGCGTATTCCCGACCTGCGCGTGCTAACTAGTCGCCTTCGAAGGACTATCGCGACTGCTCGTGGCGTGGAAGCGCCCCAAGAACACGTGGCAGCACTCAACGAACTCCACGCCGGTATCTGTGAGGGTCTGTCTTATGAAGAGATGCAGGAACATTATCCGCAG GAATTTGCATGGCGCGATCAAGATAAGCTGCGCTATCGTTATCCATGGGGAGAAAGCTACATCGACGCCATGCACCGCGTAGAACCGGTTATTGCTGAATTACAGAGATCCAACAACATCCTGGTCGTGTCTCATCAAGCTATTCTGCGCTGCATCATCGGCTTCTTCACAGATAAAAAACCGGAAGAGGTGCCTTACGCTGAGGTGCCACTGCATACCATCATCCGAGTCAGCAGCCAGGGTTACAATTACAAGGTGGACTTCTTCAAGCTACCCATCGAGTGCGTGAACACGACTCGCGTGAAGCCGAATAATTGCAGCGCGGACAGAACCGCGGACGATGCTCTGCTCACAGTCCCAGCACATTTCGACATACCAGATCCTTGGCGAAATCTTGGCAGCGGACCCACTCTCGTGCAACAACACTGA
- the LOC126872515 gene encoding 6-phosphofructo-2-kinase/fructose-2,6-bisphosphatase-like isoform X1, which produces MPWVAACLDLLAAPILGYCLAVRKLALQAGFFQEETNKPIITQTVNATNTSTIQKETSSCADTMAPSVEEQRQEPKDKITVRTSGIMKSPRKFSGVVIAMCGLPGRGKSQVAQCLSRRLNWNGESTKVMRVSDYRRKRLEPYGEAVSHELFLPDHTTNAALRALAQRDAMHECATWLAGGNSVAILDATLVMRAQRAEVFDYFSGQLGYRVLFIECVCDDPIVLERNYKEILRYSADYVGMDSITAEEDLRLKIAHYIRSYEPMDEKTYPRIRINTGSMDIESCNVSGHVETNVLGYLGSVTVEPHTLYFSRHGESEYNVLGKVGGDAVLSARGERYAQALATKFNAMRIPDLRVLTSRLRRTIATARGVEAPQEHVAALNELHAGICEGLSYEEMQEHYPQEFAWRDQDKLRYRYPWGESYIDAMHRVEPVIAELQRSNNILVVSHQAILRCIIGFFTDKKPEEVPYAEVPLHTIIRVSSQGYNYKVDFFKLPIECVNTTRVKPNNCSADRTADDALLTVPAHFDIPDPWRNLGSGPTLVQQH; this is translated from the exons ATGCCCTGGGTTGCCGCCTGTCTCGACCTGTTGGCGGCACCGATTCTGGGTTACTGTCTGGCCGTGAGGAAACTTGCACTGCAAGCCGGCTTTTTCCAAGAAGAAACCAACAAACCGATCATAACACAAACGGTGAACGCAACCAATACGTCGACTATACAAAAGGAGACTTCATCGTGCGCTGATACGATGGCACCAAGCGTCGAGGAACAGCGCCAAG AACCCAAGGATAAAATCACAGTAAGGACGTCGGGGATAATGAAGTCTCCCCGAAAATTTTCAGGGGTTGTAATCGCGATGTGCGGTTTACCAGGTCGTGGAAAAAGCCAAGTGGCACAATGCCTTTCGCGCAGACTCAACTGGAACGGTGAATCCACTAAAG TGATGAGGGTTAGCGACTACCGCAGGAAAAGACTGGAACCATATGGAGAGGCCGTATCGCACGAGCTGTTTCTTCCAGATCATACGACGAACGCAGCGTTGAGAGCTCTGGCCCAACGAGACGCGATGCACGAGTGCGCTACGTGGCTCGCAGGCGGGAATTCCGTAGCT ATTCTGGACGCCACGCTGGTGATGCGAGCGCAGCGCGCCGAGGTCTTTGACTATTTCTCCGGGCAGCTCGGTTATCGCGTCCTCTTCATCGAGTGCGTTTGCGACGATCCGATTGTACTGGAGCGAAATTACAAGGAGATATTGCGGTACAGCGCTGACTATGTTGGCATGGATTCAATAACAGCCGAAGAAGATCTACGATTGAAGATAGCTCATTACATTCGATCTTACGAGCCAATGGATGAGAAGACGTATCCACGAATCCGTATCAACACCGGCAGCATGGACATCGAGTCCTGCAATGTGTCAGGCCACGTGGAGACAAATGTCCTTGGATATCTTGGAAGCGTCACTGTTGAGCCGCATACTCTTTATTTCTCTCGG CACGGCGAAAGCGAGTACAACGTATTGGGTAAGGTTGGTGGTGACGCAGTTTTAAGCGCACGTGGCGAGAGATATGCACAAGCGTTGGCCACCAAGTTCAACGCTATGCGTATTCCCGACCTGCGCGTGCTAACTAGTCGCCTTCGAAGGACTATCGCGACTGCTCGTGGCGTGGAAGCGCCCCAAGAACACGTGGCAGCACTCAACGAACTCCACGCCGGTATCTGTGAGGGTCTGTCTTATGAAGAGATGCAGGAACATTATCCGCAG GAATTTGCATGGCGCGATCAAGATAAGCTGCGCTATCGTTATCCATGGGGAGAAAGCTACATCGACGCCATGCACCGCGTAGAACCGGTTATTGCTGAATTACAGAGATCCAACAACATCCTGGTCGTGTCTCATCAAGCTATTCTGCGCTGCATCATCGGCTTCTTCACAGATAAAAAACCGGAAGAGGTGCCTTACGCTGAGGTGCCACTGCATACCATCATCCGAGTCAGCAGCCAGGGTTACAATTACAAGGTGGACTTCTTCAAGCTACCCATCGAGTGCGTGAACACGACTCGCGTGAAGCCGAATAATTGCAGCGCGGACAGAACCGCGGACGATGCTCTGCTCACAGTCCCAGCACATTTCGACATACCAGATCCTTGGCGAAATCTTGGCAGCGGACCCACTCTCGTGCAACAACACTGA
- the LOC126872519 gene encoding uncharacterized protein LOC126872519, whose protein sequence is MKRYSSAPCLADRNNDSKKAKPMKEPNAKEYLQLALARILELQREIKDGTYTTDYTSDLGVSSSEEDLTNEVLRKVFENLPGTPDSVETIMNRVTNSKLNKPQLDAIHGKRIQLLGYDTCRRATVGFMKNVLRETKWDVNSKSSQSNYSGFRLGIYSRNEPRVAHCRTGLWKSTSSHDQEIQDRMLRSLDLHLASKQRDYTVKLMRSGV, encoded by the exons ATGAAAAGATATTCGTCG GCTCCGTGTTTGGCAGATAGAAACAACGATAGCAAGAAGGCCAAACCGATGAAG GAGCCGAATGCCAAAGAGTATCTGCAGTTGGCGCTGGCCAGAATCTTGGAACTGCAACGAGAGATCAAAGATGGAACGTATACAACGGACTATACCAGCGATCTCg GTGTGTCCAGCAGCGAGGAAGACCTGACAAATGAAGTTCTTCGCAAAGTGTTCGAGAATCTTCCCGGGACACCCGACTCTGTTGAAACAATCATGAACAGAGTGACTAACAGCAAATTAAATAAGCCTCAATTAGACGCGATTCACGGTAAAAGGATTCAACTGTTGGGTTATGACACCTGTCGTAGAGCTACAGTGGGGTTCATGAAGAATGTTCTTCGCGAGACAAAATGGGATGTAAACTCGAAGTCGTCTCAATCGAATTACTCTGGCTTTCGATTGGGGATTTATTCGAGAAACGAGCCGAGAGTGGCGCATTGTAGAACTGGTTTATGGAAAAGTACGTCGTCTCACGACCAGGAGATTCAAGACAGAATGCTGAGAAGCTTGGACCTGCATTTAGCGAGTAAACAAAGAGATTATACTGTCAAATTGATGAGGTCGGGCGTTTAA
- the LOC126872517 gene encoding neuropeptide CCHamide-2 receptor-like: MAVNLNATIPNKEDNNYVPYDQRPETYIVPVIFLLILVVGVIGNGIMVFTLLSDASMRNVPNIYVLSLALGDLLVIITSVPFTSLLYTIESWPWGLAVCKLSECAKDISIGVSVFTLTALSAERYCAIVNPIRRHVAGLSAKPLTILIACLIWVLAIVLAMPGAVFSHVLIVDIKTNYSIQICSPFPVEFGKNYKKGMVLFKFLAYYAIPFLVITGFYLGMARHLELSTRNMPGELSTGCHRLEQIRARKKVGKMVIAFVVIFFICFLPYHTFMMWFHFCPSSEQDYDDYWHAFRIVGFCLSFINSCVNPIALYFVSGTFRKRFNRYLCCCLRRRRLSVCRTETNSSDRNGNRRAKFSQRKRMVGRDNFNETSFGSIFRRNTQELNSTALYELTSDGTTRPT, from the exons ATGGCTGTGAATCTGAATGCAACGATCCCCAACAAGGAGGACAATAATTACGTTCCATACGATCAGCGCCCGGAAACGTACATAGTACCTGTGATATTCTTATTAATCTTGGTGGTGGGTGTAATTGGAAACGGAATCATGGTGTTTACTTTGTTGAGCGACGCCAGCATGAGAAATGTGCCCAACATTTACGTGCTTTCGTTGGCTTTGGGCGATCTTTTG GTGATCATAACGAGTGTACCGTTCACGTCTCTTCTATACACAATCGAGTCATGGCCGTGGGGCCTGGCAGTTTGCAAATTATCGGAGTGCGCCAAGGATATTTCGATCGGTGTCTCAGTTTTCACTCTGACCGCGTTATCAGCCGAGAG GTACTGTGCGATCGTAAATCCCATTCGTCGCCATGTAGCCGGATTGAGTGCAAAACCATTAACGATACTAATAGCCTGCCTTATTTGGGTGCTGGCGATTGTTCTGGCGATGCCAGGTGCTGTTTTCTCTCATGTGCTGATCGTAGATATAAAGACTAACTACAGCATCCAGATCTGTAGCCCTTTCCCCGTGGAATTCG GGAAGAACTATAAGAAAGGGATGGTGTTATTCAAGTTCCTGGCCTACTACGCGATACCGTTTCTCGTTATAACAGGATTCTATCTGGGAATGGCACGACACCTCGAACTATCCACCAGGAACATGCCCGGCGAATTATCCACCGGATGTCATCGGCTGGAGCAAATTCGAGCACGCAAAAAG GTTGGAAAGATGGTGATCGCCTTTGTAGTTATCTTCTTCATCTGTTTCCTACCGTACCACACGTTTATGATGTGGTTCCACTTTTGTCCATCATCCGAGCAAGACTACGATGACTATTGGCATGCCTTCAGGATCGTTGGTTTCTGTCTGAGCTTCATCAACAGCTGTGTCAATCCCATCGCTCTATATTTTGTCAGCGGAACATTTCGCAAGAG ATTCAACAGATATCTTTGTTGTTGCCTGAGGAGAAGGAGGTTAAGCGTCTGTCGAACAGAAACGAACAGTTCAGACAGGAATGGCAATCGAAGAGCGAAATTTTCACAAAGGAAACGAATGGTTGGACGAGACAACTTCAACGAAACCAGCTTCGGCTCGATATTCCGTAGAAACACTCAGGAACTGAACTCGACCGCTCTTTACGAGTTAACAAGTGACGGAACCACGAGACCGACTTGA
- the LOC126872522 gene encoding immediate early response 3-interacting protein 1, which yields MAFTLWTLFEATMLCLNAICVLNEERFLAKVGWASWQNVQGFGEPPTAKSQILNLIRSIRTVARIPLIFLNIVTIIVKLVLG from the exons ATGGCGTTTACACTTTGGACACTTTTTGAAGCGACTATGTTGTGTTTGAATGCGATCTGCGTTTTGAACGAAGAAAGATTTCTTGCAAAAG TTGGTTGGGCGTCGTGGCAAAATGTTCAAGGCTTCGGAGAACCTCCTACAGCAAAGTCACAAATTTTAAACCTTATTAGGTCCATACGAACGGTGGCACGAA TTCCATTGATATTCCTAAATATCGTAACAATAATTGTGAAACTGGTGCTTGGGTGA